From one Brevibacterium sp. 'Marine' genomic stretch:
- a CDS encoding protein phosphatase 2C domain-containing protein, giving the protein MRKNNQDSGYAGPNFLLIADGMGGHAGGDVASAITVSRLAELDHEPGGEDALELLRTSILEANDRICRGVGEQPELAGMGTTVTAVLRAPGNRFALAHIGDSRGYVLRDDKLQPITHDHTFVQMLVDEGRITAEEAETHPQRSVVMKVLGDVGASPDLDLSLREAQVGDRWMLCSDGLTGFADIDDITRVLKEVSDPDEACRQLIDLALAGGGADNVTVVVGDVLEGEVETTAGVSVGSVHLNPRYAAIGANPDAEAAVDTEAHETFADDDVSADTAPIQTVDGEDVEARDGTTQQLRTNTAADEEADLDDEVEKRSYLGWIITAIVIVALAVGGFFAYNYVSHQYYVADDDGKVSLYRGLDTTLGPIELSRLVDTTDIEVGSLNSYSQDRLRGSIPAGSRDEADRIIDNLRKESDRSSGMSGDVEDSTSPSDPAPSPPDSKSADPSDAITRESQ; this is encoded by the coding sequence GTGCGTAAGAACAACCAGGACTCCGGCTACGCAGGACCCAATTTCCTGCTCATCGCCGACGGAATGGGCGGTCACGCCGGCGGAGATGTCGCCTCGGCGATCACCGTCTCCCGTCTGGCCGAACTCGATCACGAGCCCGGCGGCGAGGACGCCCTCGAACTCCTGCGCACCTCGATCCTCGAAGCCAACGACCGCATCTGCCGCGGCGTCGGCGAGCAGCCCGAACTCGCCGGAATGGGCACCACCGTCACCGCCGTTCTGCGTGCCCCCGGCAACCGCTTCGCTCTCGCTCATATCGGGGACTCTCGCGGCTATGTGCTGCGCGACGACAAGCTCCAGCCGATCACCCACGACCACACGTTCGTGCAGATGCTCGTCGACGAGGGCCGGATCACCGCCGAGGAGGCCGAGACCCACCCGCAGCGTTCGGTCGTGATGAAGGTCCTCGGCGACGTCGGGGCCTCCCCCGATCTCGACCTGTCCCTGCGCGAGGCCCAGGTCGGCGACCGCTGGATGCTGTGCTCGGACGGTCTGACCGGCTTCGCCGACATCGACGACATCACTCGCGTGCTCAAAGAGGTCTCCGACCCCGACGAGGCCTGCCGACAGCTCATCGACCTGGCCCTGGCCGGTGGCGGAGCCGACAACGTCACCGTCGTCGTCGGCGATGTCCTCGAGGGCGAGGTCGAGACCACCGCAGGCGTGTCCGTCGGCTCCGTCCACCTCAACCCCCGCTACGCCGCGATCGGTGCGAACCCCGACGCCGAGGCGGCCGTGGACACCGAAGCCCATGAGACCTTCGCCGACGACGACGTGTCCGCCGACACCGCACCGATCCAGACCGTGGACGGCGAGGACGTCGAAGCTCGCGACGGCACTACTCAGCAGCTGCGGACGAACACCGCTGCAGACGAGGAGGCCGACCTCGACGATGAGGTCGAGAAAAGGTCCTACCTCGGATGGATCATCACCGCCATCGTGATCGTCGCGCTGGCCGTCGGCGGATTCTTCGCGTACAACTACGTCAGCCACCAGTACTATGTCGCCGATGACGACGGCAAGGTCTCCCTCTACCGCGGCCTCGACACGACGCTCGGGCCCATCGAGCTCAGTCGCCTCGTCGACACCACGGACATCGAGGTCGGCAGCCTCAACAGCTACTCCCAGGACCGTCTGCGCGGATCGATTCCCGCCGGTTCACGCGATGAGGCCGATCGCATCATCGACAATCTGCGCAAGGAATCCGATCGCTCCTCCGGCATGTCCGGCGATGTCGAGGACTCGACGAGTCCGAGCGACCCGGCCCCCTCACCTCCGGATTCGAAGTCCGCTGATCCCAGTGACGCCATCACCCGGGAGTCGCAGTGA
- a CDS encoding phosphomevalonate kinase produces MIETRAPGKLFIAGEYAVVEPGQPAVLIAVDRCITVRLTESEGAGRIHSSEYGQAPVVWRREDDGEHIIVDERPFDYVLSAISTVEELRSGRGASPRYFDLEISSELNDSDGRKFGLGSSAAVTVATIAALDEFYRLGLTLTERFKLAVLSTIAISTKASGGDLAASTFGGWIRYSSPDRAALHDHREAHGVVSAMSCSEWAGCSARRVTPPSSLDLLVGWTGSPASTEHLVTRVHTPAPERHRPLKSFAAESHTLVDDLVAAFDADDAEASLTTIRSVRALLRRLSDSTGSLIETEALHDLCEIAETHGAAAKPSGAGGGDCGIALAQTRTEAHTEAQTILSGWEAAGIRPLDLGAHREEGEIDEF; encoded by the coding sequence ATGATCGAGACCCGGGCACCCGGCAAGCTGTTCATCGCCGGCGAATACGCCGTCGTCGAACCCGGACAGCCGGCCGTGCTCATCGCCGTCGACCGGTGCATCACCGTCCGGCTGACCGAGAGCGAAGGCGCCGGCCGCATCCATTCGAGCGAATACGGTCAGGCTCCCGTCGTGTGGCGGCGCGAAGACGATGGTGAGCACATCATCGTCGACGAGCGTCCCTTCGACTACGTGCTCTCGGCGATCTCCACCGTCGAAGAGCTGCGCTCCGGCCGGGGTGCCAGCCCCCGCTACTTCGATCTCGAGATCTCCAGCGAACTCAATGACTCAGACGGCCGGAAGTTCGGACTCGGCTCCTCGGCGGCGGTGACGGTGGCGACGATCGCCGCTCTCGATGAGTTCTATCGACTCGGGCTGACCCTGACCGAACGCTTCAAACTCGCGGTACTTTCGACCATCGCGATCTCCACGAAGGCCTCCGGCGGTGATCTCGCCGCCAGCACCTTCGGCGGCTGGATCCGCTACTCCTCCCCCGACCGTGCCGCCCTGCACGATCACCGCGAGGCCCACGGGGTCGTCTCCGCCATGAGCTGCTCGGAATGGGCCGGCTGCTCGGCCCGACGGGTCACCCCACCGAGCTCGCTCGACCTCCTCGTCGGCTGGACCGGATCACCGGCGTCGACCGAACATCTCGTCACACGCGTCCACACGCCGGCGCCGGAGAGGCACCGCCCGCTGAAGTCCTTCGCCGCCGAGTCGCACACCCTCGTCGACGATCTCGTGGCGGCCTTCGACGCCGACGATGCCGAGGCGAGCCTGACCACGATCCGCTCCGTACGTGCCCTGCTGCGGCGACTGAGCGACTCCACGGGCAGCCTCATCGAAACCGAGGCCCTGCACGACCTGTGCGAGATCGCCGAAACCCACGGGGCCGCAGCGAAGCCCTCGGGCGCCGGCGGCGGCGACTGCGGAATCGCTCTCGCTCAAACACGGACCGAAGCACACACCGAAGCACAGACCATTCTCAGCGGCTGGGAAGCCGCCGGAATCCGACCCCTGGACCTCGGTGCCCACCGAGAGGAAGGCGAGATCGATGAGTTCTGA
- a CDS encoding FHA domain-containing protein, which yields MSEFTVTVFRLAFFIILWLFVLGVAGVLRRDIFGPRKARAGRKSRRGGSKSAPPPPSRPAPAPRPAAAPVAHAHPGTIRITDGPLAGQTLMLSGAPVTFGRAPDNTIIINDDFASSHHARISAKNGAWMLEDLGSTNGTIVDGSRMTGPIQLAIGTRITIGHTTLETQS from the coding sequence GTGAGCGAATTCACCGTCACCGTCTTCCGGTTGGCATTCTTCATCATCCTCTGGCTCTTCGTCCTCGGAGTCGCCGGAGTCCTCCGTCGCGACATCTTCGGCCCGCGGAAGGCCCGCGCCGGACGGAAATCTCGCCGAGGCGGCTCCAAGTCCGCCCCGCCGCCACCGTCCCGTCCGGCTCCCGCACCTCGTCCGGCGGCCGCTCCGGTCGCCCACGCCCATCCGGGCACCATCCGCATCACCGACGGCCCCTTGGCCGGGCAGACGCTGATGCTCTCGGGGGCGCCTGTGACCTTCGGGCGGGCTCCCGACAACACGATCATCATCAATGACGACTTCGCTTCCAGCCATCATGCGCGGATCTCGGCGAAGAACGGGGCCTGGATGCTCGAAGACCTCGGATCGACGAACGGCACCATCGTCGACGGCTCACGCATGACCGGACCCATCCAGCTGGCCATCGGCACCCGGATCACCATCGGACATACGACCCTGGAGACCCAATCGTGA
- a CDS encoding hydroxymethylglutaryl-CoA reductase produces the protein MNQQTTITGIPTTWVGPLRVSGEALAPEGTHTEVAVPLATYETPLWPSVGRGASISREIEGGIRTVIVDERMTRSVLFVAESAIGAEAAAQAIRHRTRELESVVEAGSGHCRLIEIHPEIVGNLLFVRFAFRTNDASGHNMVTQASDSLMDTILSWQLGLDYGSVSGNYCSDKKATAVNGILGRGRNVVAEIVLPHEVVERRLRTSADKIVELVVRKNLVGSTIAGALRSANAHYANMLLAFYLATGQDAANIVEGSQGITYAENRPEGLYFSTTLPHLIVGTVGNGKDLPHVDEALERLGCREDREPGANSRRLAALMAATVLCGELSLLAAQTNPGELMDTHRQMERKAEAERDSAAQREDGEAA, from the coding sequence GTGAATCAGCAGACCACGATCACCGGGATCCCCACCACATGGGTCGGTCCCCTGCGGGTCAGCGGCGAAGCGCTGGCTCCCGAAGGCACCCACACCGAGGTGGCCGTGCCCCTGGCAACCTACGAGACCCCGCTGTGGCCCTCCGTCGGCCGCGGGGCGTCGATCTCCCGTGAGATCGAGGGCGGGATCCGCACCGTCATCGTCGATGAGCGGATGACCCGGTCCGTGCTGTTCGTCGCCGAATCCGCGATCGGCGCCGAGGCGGCCGCGCAGGCCATCCGTCACCGCACCCGCGAACTCGAATCCGTCGTCGAAGCCGGATCCGGCCACTGCCGGCTCATCGAGATCCATCCGGAGATCGTCGGGAACCTGCTCTTCGTCCGCTTCGCCTTCCGCACGAACGACGCCTCGGGCCACAATATGGTCACCCAGGCCTCGGATTCGCTCATGGACACCATCCTGTCCTGGCAGCTGGGCCTCGACTACGGCTCGGTGTCCGGCAACTACTGCTCGGACAAGAAGGCCACCGCGGTCAACGGAATCCTCGGGCGCGGACGCAATGTCGTCGCCGAGATCGTCCTGCCCCACGAAGTCGTCGAGCGTCGCCTGCGCACGAGCGCGGACAAGATCGTCGAACTCGTCGTGCGCAAGAACCTCGTCGGGTCGACGATCGCCGGAGCCCTGCGCTCGGCGAACGCCCACTATGCGAACATGCTGCTCGCCTTCTACCTGGCCACCGGTCAGGATGCGGCGAACATCGTCGAAGGTTCGCAGGGCATCACCTATGCGGAGAACCGCCCCGAAGGCCTGTACTTCTCGACGACGCTGCCGCACCTCATCGTCGGCACCGTCGGCAACGGCAAGGATCTGCCGCACGTCGATGAGGCGCTCGAGCGTCTCGGCTGCCGTGAGGATCGTGAGCCGGGAGCGAATTCGCGTCGCCTGGCCGCGCTCATGGCCGCGACCGTGCTGTGCGGTGAGCTCTCTCTGCTCGCAGCGCAGACGAACCCGGGTGAGCTGATGGACACTCACCGTCAGATGGAACGCAAGGCTGAGGCAGAGCGGGATTCCGCCGCTCAGCGAGAGGACGGCGAGGCCGCATGA
- a CDS encoding hydroxymethylglutaryl-CoA synthase — protein MTSHTAAGTAPIGIDDIELATSHHVVSLDDFAAANGTDPNKFRLGLGQDEFSFPAPDEDVVTMAAAAAAPIIRRSGSEGIRTLLFATESGIDQSKAAGMAVHSLLDLPSQMRVVEVKEACYSATAALQAAVGIVTRSPGQRVLVIASDVARYELDTPGEPTQGAGAVAMLVSADPKLLEIEPVSGLNSADVDDFWRPNDSSTAIVDGALSVTAYLDSLTGAWTDLAAQGGPAMAEIDRVLYHQPFTKMAKKAQVHLAGLTGEDLETDIVAGAGAGAAGSGTAAANSDAASGPAAAAGADNSVATGPRDTGLATSTLYNRRLGNSYTASLYAGLCSLLNHDEDLAGRRIGFFSYGSGSVGEFFTTRVVPGYEQHSRRQAVTEALDARVPLSIDAYRALHATELSSAEDVTTPKVTAGPFRFAGIKGGARIYERA, from the coding sequence ATGACATCACACACTGCTGCGGGCACTGCACCGATCGGCATCGATGACATCGAACTGGCCACGAGCCATCATGTCGTCAGTCTCGATGACTTCGCCGCGGCGAACGGAACCGATCCGAACAAGTTCCGCCTCGGCCTCGGCCAGGACGAGTTCAGCTTCCCGGCTCCCGATGAGGATGTCGTGACGATGGCGGCCGCGGCCGCCGCGCCGATCATCCGGCGCAGCGGTTCCGAGGGCATCCGCACCCTGCTGTTCGCCACCGAATCGGGGATCGACCAGTCGAAGGCCGCCGGTATGGCCGTGCACTCGCTGCTCGACCTGCCGTCGCAGATGCGCGTCGTCGAGGTCAAGGAAGCGTGCTATTCGGCGACGGCCGCGCTGCAGGCCGCCGTCGGCATCGTCACCCGCTCTCCCGGCCAGCGGGTGCTCGTCATCGCCTCGGATGTCGCCCGCTACGAACTCGACACACCCGGTGAGCCCACTCAGGGCGCCGGTGCCGTGGCGATGCTCGTCTCCGCGGATCCGAAGCTGCTCGAGATCGAACCGGTCTCGGGTCTGAACTCGGCCGATGTCGACGACTTCTGGCGTCCGAACGATTCGTCGACCGCGATCGTCGACGGGGCACTGTCGGTCACCGCATACCTCGACTCGCTCACCGGAGCGTGGACCGATCTGGCCGCGCAGGGCGGACCGGCCATGGCCGAGATCGACCGCGTGCTCTACCACCAGCCGTTCACGAAGATGGCGAAGAAGGCGCAGGTCCACCTCGCCGGGCTCACCGGTGAGGATCTCGAGACGGACATCGTCGCGGGTGCCGGCGCGGGCGCTGCCGGTTCTGGCACAGCTGCCGCCAACTCGGACGCTGCCTCGGGGCCGGCCGCTGCCGCCGGTGCCGATAACTCCGTTGCCACTGGTCCGCGCGATACCGGGCTGGCCACGAGCACCCTGTACAACCGTCGCCTCGGCAACTCCTATACCGCTTCGCTCTATGCAGGACTGTGTTCGCTGCTCAACCACGATGAGGATCTCGCGGGGAGGCGCATCGGATTCTTCAGCTACGGATCGGGCAGCGTCGGTGAGTTCTTCACCACCCGCGTCGTCCCCGGCTACGAGCAGCATTCGCGCCGACAGGCCGTCACCGAGGCGCTCGACGCCCGAGTGCCGCTGTCCATCGACGCCTATCGCGCGCTCCATGCGACCGAACTCTCCAGCGCCGAGGACGTCACGACCCCGAAGGTGACCGCGGGACCGTTCCGCTTCGCCGGGATCAAGGGCGGTGCCCGCATCTACGAGCGCGCCTAG
- a CDS encoding FtsW/RodA/SpoVE family cell cycle protein gives MNQAPSQTARPRTYRLAELGLLILAIAVATSAYALVGLGVEDTIPANVYGYAAWLAALGVILHIIVWIKAKYADPVLVPIAVLLNGLGLAMIYRVDLGRDEYLGSAMTQLVWMTLGVGLAIAVIFVVRDHRWLRRYTYVSGFAALVFLVLPLIPGIGKTINGARIWIGVGPLSFQPGEIAKILLAIFFAGYLVTYKDQLVAAGPKILGIRFPRLRDFGPIVVAWVASVGVLVFERDLGTSLLFFGLFVAMLYVATSKVSWIILGLGFFSAGAVAATFLFSHVDQRVSGWLNALTPEEYNKTPGGSYQLVQGLFGMSNGGLIGTGFGEGRPNMVPYAESDFIYASFGEEIGLAGLFVILLCYLFIFQRGIRTAQQLRDGFGTLLATGLSFTIALQVFVVVGGVTRLIPLTGLTTPFLAQGGSSLIANWMIIALLLRISDNARRPVEEFHTGVLTITEDPQPVPAGAPAEDSAASARTVDEDAPTTNLPPADDRAFDGEAPTTNLPSAGAQPRGEAPTDSDATDQRPTGGER, from the coding sequence ATGAACCAGGCTCCCTCGCAGACCGCGCGCCCCAGAACCTACCGGCTGGCCGAGCTCGGTCTCCTGATCCTGGCAATCGCCGTCGCCACCAGTGCCTACGCTCTCGTCGGCCTCGGTGTCGAAGACACCATCCCGGCCAATGTCTACGGCTATGCCGCATGGCTGGCCGCACTCGGCGTCATCCTCCACATCATCGTGTGGATCAAGGCGAAATACGCCGATCCCGTGCTCGTGCCGATCGCGGTGCTGCTCAACGGCCTCGGCCTGGCCATGATCTACCGCGTCGACCTCGGCCGCGACGAATACCTCGGTTCGGCGATGACCCAGCTGGTGTGGATGACACTCGGCGTGGGCCTGGCCATCGCCGTGATCTTCGTCGTCCGCGACCACCGCTGGCTGCGCCGCTACACCTATGTCTCGGGCTTCGCCGCCCTGGTCTTCCTCGTGCTTCCGCTCATCCCGGGCATCGGCAAGACCATCAACGGCGCCCGCATCTGGATCGGCGTCGGCCCCCTGTCCTTCCAGCCCGGTGAGATCGCGAAGATCCTGCTGGCCATCTTCTTCGCCGGCTACCTCGTCACCTACAAGGACCAACTCGTCGCCGCGGGACCGAAGATCCTCGGCATCCGCTTCCCCCGTCTGCGCGACTTCGGACCCATCGTCGTCGCCTGGGTCGCCAGCGTCGGCGTGCTCGTCTTCGAACGCGACCTCGGCACCTCGCTGCTCTTCTTCGGCCTCTTCGTCGCCATGCTCTATGTGGCCACCTCGAAGGTCTCGTGGATCATCCTCGGCCTCGGATTCTTCTCCGCCGGTGCGGTAGCGGCGACGTTCCTCTTCTCCCATGTGGACCAGCGTGTGTCCGGGTGGCTCAATGCGCTGACTCCCGAGGAGTACAACAAGACTCCCGGTGGTTCCTACCAGCTCGTGCAGGGTCTGTTCGGCATGTCCAACGGCGGACTCATCGGCACCGGCTTCGGTGAGGGCCGACCGAATATGGTCCCCTACGCCGAATCCGACTTCATCTACGCCAGCTTCGGTGAGGAGATCGGCCTGGCCGGCCTCTTCGTCATTCTGCTGTGCTACCTCTTCATCTTCCAGCGCGGAATCCGCACTGCTCAGCAGCTGCGCGACGGCTTCGGCACTCTGCTGGCCACGGGCCTGTCGTTCACGATCGCCCTGCAGGTCTTCGTCGTCGTCGGCGGCGTCACACGTCTCATTCCGCTGACGGGTCTGACCACGCCGTTCCTCGCTCAGGGCGGTTCCTCGCTCATCGCGAACTGGATGATCATCGCCCTGCTGCTGCGGATCTCGGACAATGCCCGGCGCCCCGTGGAGGAATTCCACACCGGAGTGCTCACCATCACCGAGGATCCGCAGCCCGTTCCCGCGGGCGCCCCTGCCGAGGACTCGGCCGCCTCGGCGCGCACCGTCGACGAGGATGCCCCCACGACGAACCTGCCGCCGGCAGATGACCGTGCGTTCGACGGCGAAGCTCCGACGACGAACCTGCCGTCCGCGGGCGCACAGCCCCGCGGTGAGGCACCCACCGACTCCGATGCCACCGACCAACGACCCACCGGAGGTGAACGATGA
- the mvaD gene encoding diphosphomevalonate decarboxylase yields the protein MRTTTARAYPNIALVKYWGKADEELILPAAGSLSLTLDHFETTTTVVPAPDAETDVLELDGALADPGQTDRISTFLDHVRALAGRDDRVLVRSRNSVPTGAGLASSASGFAALGTAAAAAFDLDLAPRDLSRLARRGSGSACRSIPDGIAVWHAGDDASSFAETVPAPDMRMIIVTVNRARKAVSSREAMRLTAATSPFYSGWVSSTEDYLEQMVAACAAGDFTRIGEITESHALRMHGLIQSTVPPIRFLNPTSHAIFDAVADARESGIEAYSTADAGPNVAVIVRPADAEALAEKLSGFGDVRVVGPGPGAHLLTAADAVPPADAVNPAAGEGSRA from the coding sequence ATGAGAACGACGACGGCGCGGGCCTACCCGAACATCGCCCTGGTCAAGTACTGGGGCAAGGCCGATGAGGAGCTCATCCTGCCCGCTGCGGGCAGTCTGTCCCTGACGCTGGACCACTTCGAGACCACGACCACCGTGGTGCCCGCCCCGGACGCCGAGACCGATGTCCTCGAACTCGACGGCGCACTCGCCGATCCCGGCCAGACCGACCGCATCTCGACTTTCCTCGACCATGTCCGCGCCCTGGCCGGACGGGATGACCGGGTCCTCGTCCGGTCCCGCAACTCCGTGCCCACGGGTGCCGGTCTGGCCTCCTCGGCGTCGGGCTTCGCCGCTCTGGGAACGGCCGCCGCCGCAGCCTTCGACCTCGATCTCGCACCGCGCGATCTCAGCCGGCTGGCCCGCCGCGGTTCGGGGTCGGCCTGCCGCTCGATTCCCGACGGCATCGCCGTCTGGCACGCCGGCGACGACGCCTCCTCCTTCGCCGAGACCGTGCCCGCCCCGGATATGCGGATGATCATCGTCACCGTCAACCGGGCTAGGAAAGCCGTGTCCTCCCGCGAGGCGATGCGCCTGACCGCCGCCACCTCACCCTTCTACTCCGGCTGGGTGTCCTCGACCGAGGACTACCTCGAGCAGATGGTCGCCGCCTGTGCGGCCGGGGACTTCACCCGCATCGGCGAAATCACCGAATCCCACGCCCTGCGCATGCACGGACTCATCCAGTCCACCGTGCCGCCGATCCGGTTCCTCAATCCGACCAGCCACGCGATCTTCGACGCCGTGGCCGACGCCCGCGAGTCGGGAATCGAAGCCTATTCGACCGCCGATGCCGGCCCGAACGTCGCCGTCATCGTCCGCCCCGCAGACGCAGAGGCACTGGCCGAGAAGCTCTCCGGCTTCGGCGACGTTCGCGTCGTCGGACCGGGCCCGGGAGCCCACCTGCTCACCGCCGCTGACGCAGTCCCGCCCGCAGACGCAGTGAACCCGGCTGCGGGTGAGGGCAGCCGGGCATGA
- the fni gene encoding type 2 isopentenyl-diphosphate Delta-isomerase, which produces MSSETPASVETPETKASRASRKDDHVRLASAQQTEGPRRTDFDDLEFVHHALSGTNPDRVDLTVNLGEWTWPTPFYVNGMTGGTETTAKINRDLAIAAAETGLPMACGSMSVALDDAEAAKGFTVIREENPDGFVMGNLGAGRSADDARRAVELLNADALQLHINPVQETAMPEGTRDFSTWLSGLEDIVAACPVPVVVKEVGFGLSRRTLRLLADIGVQYADVSGAGGTDFLRIENDRAPAEDFSMLTGFGQSALACLLDAPAEWTTETTMGDGVSNRVLLASGGVRNPYDVVKALACGARAVGVAGTFLQTVLDHGPDGLVDLVHTWQTQTSALFALLGAQRSTDLTATDLLTRGRLGEFARLRGIDVTALSHRSDVLSRRNQL; this is translated from the coding sequence ATGAGTTCTGAGACCCCGGCATCGGTCGAGACCCCGGAGACCAAGGCCTCACGAGCCTCCCGCAAGGACGACCATGTTCGCCTCGCCTCGGCGCAGCAGACGGAAGGGCCGCGGCGGACCGACTTCGACGACCTCGAATTCGTCCACCACGCCCTGTCGGGAACGAACCCCGACCGCGTCGACCTCACGGTGAACTTAGGCGAGTGGACCTGGCCGACGCCCTTCTACGTCAACGGCATGACCGGCGGCACGGAGACCACGGCGAAGATCAACCGGGACCTGGCCATCGCCGCCGCCGAGACCGGTCTGCCCATGGCCTGCGGATCGATGAGCGTGGCCCTCGACGACGCCGAGGCAGCGAAGGGCTTCACCGTCATCCGCGAGGAGAACCCGGACGGCTTCGTCATGGGCAACCTCGGTGCCGGTCGCAGCGCCGATGATGCCCGACGGGCCGTCGAGCTGCTGAACGCCGATGCCCTCCAGCTGCACATCAACCCGGTGCAGGAGACCGCGATGCCCGAAGGCACCCGCGACTTCTCCACCTGGCTGTCCGGACTCGAGGACATCGTCGCCGCCTGCCCCGTGCCCGTCGTCGTCAAGGAGGTCGGATTCGGACTCAGCCGCCGGACTCTGAGACTGCTCGCCGATATCGGGGTCCAGTACGCCGATGTCTCCGGAGCCGGAGGCACCGACTTCCTGCGCATCGAGAACGATCGCGCACCGGCCGAGGACTTCTCCATGCTCACCGGCTTCGGCCAGTCGGCCCTGGCCTGCCTGCTCGACGCCCCGGCCGAGTGGACGACCGAGACGACGATGGGCGACGGCGTCTCGAACCGCGTGCTCCTGGCCTCCGGCGGCGTGCGCAACCCCTATGATGTCGTGAAAGCACTGGCCTGCGGTGCTCGCGCCGTCGGCGTCGCCGGCACGTTCCTGCAGACCGTGCTCGACCACGGTCCGGACGGGCTCGTCGATCTCGTGCACACCTGGCAGACTCAGACCTCGGCTCTGTTCGCCCTGCTCGGGGCGCAGCGATCCACGGACCTCACGGCCACGGACCTGCTCACGCGGGGCCGCCTCGGCGAGTTCGCCCGCCTGCGCGGAATCGACGTCACCGCGCTCTCGCACCGATCCGACGTCCTTTCGAGGAGGAATCAGCTGTGA
- a CDS encoding DUF3662 and FHA domain-containing protein, with protein sequence MGLLDRFEKGLENVVNGAFAKAFRSQVEPVELAGALRREADNKAAVVSRGRTLTANHYVIELSQTDHDRLSGLESELRSDLRQVVGDHAVEQAYSFVGPVSVEFALADDLDTGMYRVVSSTQRPDGSPAAQPANRGGYDPISRANPIVGESPNSGSRPVTPRRSPEPARSTPAAAPRQNSGARPAPAPAPARSIEASVTIDGRTQMLRQGTNTFGRSSSSSDFVIDDPGVSRRHFEIVVEGDRAVANDLGSTNGTLLHGRKLTSATLSDGDVLLAGEAEVHYNERDAQ encoded by the coding sequence ATGGGGTTACTCGATCGCTTCGAGAAGGGGCTGGAGAACGTCGTCAACGGCGCCTTCGCGAAGGCTTTCCGATCCCAGGTCGAACCCGTCGAGCTCGCCGGAGCCCTGCGCCGTGAGGCCGACAACAAGGCCGCTGTGGTCTCCCGCGGTCGCACCCTGACCGCCAACCACTACGTCATCGAGCTCTCGCAGACCGACCACGACCGGCTCTCCGGCCTCGAGTCCGAGCTGCGCTCCGATCTGCGCCAGGTCGTCGGCGATCACGCCGTCGAACAGGCCTACAGCTTCGTCGGTCCCGTCTCCGTCGAATTCGCTCTCGCCGACGACCTCGACACGGGAATGTACCGCGTCGTGTCCTCGACCCAGCGTCCCGACGGCTCTCCTGCCGCTCAGCCGGCCAACCGCGGCGGCTACGACCCGATCTCGCGGGCGAATCCGATCGTCGGCGAGTCCCCGAACTCCGGGTCTCGGCCCGTGACCCCGCGCCGCTCCCCGGAACCCGCCCGTTCGACCCCGGCCGCGGCACCCCGGCAGAACTCTGGCGCCCGTCCCGCACCGGCACCGGCCCCCGCTCGCAGCATCGAAGCCAGCGTGACCATCGACGGTCGCACGCAGATGCTGCGCCAGGGCACGAACACCTTCGGCCGTTCCTCGTCGAGCTCGGACTTCGTCATCGACGATCCCGGCGTCTCGCGCCGTCACTTCGAGATCGTCGTCGAGGGTGACCGTGCCGTGGCCAACGACCTCGGTTCGACGAACGGCACACTGCTGCACGGACGCAAACTGACATCGGCGACCCTGTCCGACGGCGATGTCCTCCTCGCCGGCGAGGCCGAGGTCCACTACAACGAGCGGGACGCCCAGTGA